CTTCTGGCGTGGTCTCATCGACGGGTTGATCATCGCGCTCGCCGCCGCCGGACTCTCGATGACCTACGCCATCCTCAAGTTCGCAAATTTCTCTCACGGCGATCTCGTCACCACCGGCGCGTTCACCGGATGGACCGCCGCATACGTCGTGGGGGGAGTCGGAGTCGCCGAGTTCAGGACGAGGATACTTCTGAACGCCGATCGTGGGACCTCCGCCCGCGAACTCGATATGCACCTGTTCGGGGCACCGCTCGCGATCGGCATCGGATTGCTCGTCGCGGCGGTCGGAACGATTCTCGTGGCGCTGGCGATCGATCGTCTGGTGTACAAGCGGATGCGAAACGCCGGCGGAATACCGCTGTTGATCGCGAGCATCGGCGTCGCGCTGGTACTTCGGTACCTGATCGTGTTCGTTTACGGAGAGCAGACGCGCGGCGTGACGAGGAGTTCGCCGACGATCGAACACGACCTCGTCTTCTGGACCGATTCGTTGCCCGTCCATCAGTTCGTGCTCGTCGTGATCGGGGTGGTACTGATGATCGCGCTCCACATCCTGTTGCAACACACCAAGCTTGGAACGTCGATGCGGGCGATGGCCGACAACCGGGATCTCGCGCTGGTCACCGGAATCCCGACCGAGCGAGTGATCCTGATGACCTGGATCGTCGGTGCGGGGCTGACCGGCGTGGCCGGCTATCTGGTCGTCCTCGAGCAGGGGACGCTCAGCTTCAACACGGGATGGTTCCTGCTCCTGTTGATCTTCTCGGCGGTCATCCTCGGCGGAATCGGATCAGTCTACGGCGCGATAGCCGGCGGATTGATCATCGGGCTGGCGACGAACGTCTCGCTGGTGTGGATCCCGGGTGACCTGACCAATGTCGCCGCGTTCACGCTCATGATCTTGATCCTCATCTTCAGACCGTCCGGAATCTTCGGAGGGGTGGAGACGGCGTGACTCGCGATCGTCGCTTCCGGACGGATGGGGGCGAAGACGCCGGCCAGGTGGATTTTCCGACCGGTGCCGACCCCGACGGACGCTCCCGCTGGCTCGAGGACGTCCTCATCATCGGAGAAACCACGCTCGTGGTGTACGGCCTCTTCATCGTCCTCGGTTTCGCCGCGGGGCTCGACTTCAACGGCATCGTCAGCACCCTCCAGCAGGTCACGCTGTTGGCGGCATCGTTCGCACTGGTCGTCCTGGCGCTCAACCTCCACTGGGGCTACACGGGCCTGTTCAACATCGGGGTCGCCGGCTTCATGGCCGTCGGCGCCTACGCGATGGCGCTGACGACGGCCGCACCGGACGCAACCTTCCCCGGACTCGGACTGCCGCTGTGGATCGGCATTCCGGCGGGAATCGTGGCCGCCGCACTCGTCGGGTTCGTGGCCGCTCTGCCGGCGTTGCGTCTCCACGCGGACTATTTCGCGATCGTCACCCTGGCGTTCGCGGAGGTGATCCGACTGCTGTACAACTCGAGTGCGTTCAGAGAGTTCGAACTGTTCGGCACCGAGTTCGGAACCGGCGGTGGACAGGGAATGTCCTTCCCGAACCTTCGTAACACGATTTCCCGGCAGCTCCTGTACGTCGACGGGGACCCGGAAGCGGGGCCCACCCTCGTCGGACGGGCGTTCCTGGCGATCGGGGACGCACTGGAGCTAAGCACGTCGGTCGTCGAGGGATGGGCGTATACCGCCGTTCTGGTGGCGTTGGTGGTGGTCGTCTTCGTCCTCATCTCCTGGATCGGACACTCCCCGTTCGGACGGGTGTTGAAAGCCATCAGGGAGGACGAACTCGCGGCGCGATCGCTCGGCAAGAACACCGATCGCGTGAAGATCAAGGCGTTCATGGTCGGGTGTGCGATCATGGGGCTCGCGGGCATCGTCTGGCAGGGTCGTCGGGGATACATCGATCCGAACCTGTTCCTGCCGATCATCACGTTCTACATCTTCATCGCGCTGATAATCGGCGGTTCCGGGTCGAACACCGGGAGCGTCGTCGGAGCGCTCCTGTTCGCCGGATTGCTCTTCGAAGGGCCGCCGTTCGTTCAGCGCATCGTGGACACTACCTTCGACCTGCCACGGACCACGACGGTTTACGAGGGGGTGATCGCGCTCGGCGACCTCGACCCGATGCCGCTTCTCGGGTACGCGGTGGCGGAACTCCCGAATCTCCGGTTCGTTCTCTTCGGCGTGGTCCTGATCGCGCTGATGATCTACCGGCCGGACGGGATGCTGGGCCACCGGAACGAACCGGCATCGCCGATCGATTTGACGAAAGAACGGCCACCGAATGGGCGTGGCTCCTCGTCAGGAAAGGAGGGTGAGTCGAATGAGTGACGCCGCCGTCGACGACCCGGAGGAGTCGGAGTCCGAGTCGGCCATCCTTCGCGTGTCGAACCTCGAAAAGCGATTCGGTGGGATCGTGGCGGTCGACAGTGCCAGTTTCGAGATCGAACGAGGATCGATGACGGGACTCATCGGCCCGAACGGGGCCGGCAAATCGACGACGTTCGATCTGATCACCGGCGTCTACAGGGCGGATGCCGGACGCGTGATCTTCGAGGGCGAGGACGTGACCGACTTGAGGCCACAGCAACTGGTGGATCGCGGGCTGGTTCGGACCTTCCAGATCAGCCGGGAACTCAGCGGGATGACGGTGCTCGAGAACATGCTGTTAGCGTTCCAGGGACAACTCGGCGAGTCGCTCTGGCGAACGGTCACCCCTGGCGTTCGCAGATCCCTCGTCGCACAGGAACGAGAACTGCTCGAACGCACCTGGGAAACGCTCGAATTGTTCGAGATCGAGCACCTGGCCCACGAGGACGCGGCGAACCTCTCGGGCGGGCAGCGAAAGCTCCTCGAACTCGCCCGGGCGCTCCTGACGGATCCGAAAATGCTGTTACTCGACGAGCCGATGGCCAGCGTCAATCCGACTCTCGAGAAGAACCTCCTCGATCGCATCCACGAACTCAGATCGCAGGGGTACACCTTTCTCCTCGTCGAGCACGACATGGACGTCATCATGAACAACTGCGAGACGGTGATCGTCATGCACCAGGGTCAAGTGCTCTCCCAGGGCACCCCGGCGGAGATACAGGGGGACGAACGCGTCGTCGATGCCTACCTCGGAGGAGAGGTCTAGTGCTCGCGGAAGTGCCCCGGGACGCGACGAACGCGGTCTTCGATCGGTTCTCCCGGAGCCATCGCCAGCACGTCGGCACCAAGAGCGGCGGGTGACAGCAGATGGCGGCGACGAGTCGGGCGGCGGTGCTGGATCCAGTTCCGCCGGTGCTCGACGCCCTCTCGATCGGCCCGACTTCGGATCTCGACGACGGACGGGTTCGACGGGACGTTCCGAGCGTGTTATCGGCCCGAAAACGGGTAGTCGTGGCCGTTACTCCGATTCGCTCCCGAATTCGATCTGTTCGACTACGTTGAGTTCGAAGTTCTCGAACTGGTAGACGTCGAACACGGCGGCCTGTGGATCGCCGTTGTCGTCGAACTCGACGGTACTCGAGGCTCCCTCGTAGGTGATCTCCTCACCCGAAGCGGCCAGGTCGACCGCCTCGGGGAAGTTCGACGGGCTGACTGTCTCCCCGTTCGGGTTCGCGACGGCCCGCATCTCGTCCCGGACGGCGGGTCCATCGTTTTCGCCCGCACGGGCGTTCGCCAGGATCATGACGGCACTCGCGTCGTACGCCTGGGCGTTGAAGACCCCAGGGGCTCTCCCGAACTCGTCCTCGTACAACCCGTTGAACACCTCGACCTCGGGGCCGGCCGCGGCCGGAGCGGTCCCCTGCACGTTGTCCATCGGATTGTCGACTTGGTTCGGGAGGGTTTCCTCGATCAGGCCGTCGGTGACGATGACGGGCAGGTCGGGGTCGAAGTCCGCGTAGAAGTCCCGGAAGATCTGAATCCCGCTGACGGGGAACGCGATCACCAGGAGAAAGTCGGGGTCTTCTGCGAGCGTGCTCTGGAGAGCCGAGGTGTACGACGGTTGCTCCGGTTCGAACGCCTCGGAAGCCGTGACCGTGCCGCCGAGTTCCTCGAACGACTCCGAGAACACGCTTTCGAGTGCCTGTCCGTAAGCGTCGTTCAGGGCGAACGTCGCCGCGGTCTCGAAACCGCGGTCCTCGAAGGCGAGTTCCGCGATGACCTCCCCCTGTAACGAGTCGCTCGGCGCGGTCCGGAAGACGAAGTCGTCGTCGTTGATGTCCGTGATGTCCGGACTCGTGCTCGCCGGAGAACACATGACGACCCGGTTGGGAACCGCGACCTCCTGGGCGACGGGGATCGTCACGTCGGACGCCGCCGCGCCGGTGAACATCGGGAACCCCGCGTCGACGAGCGACTGTGCGGCGCTGATCCCCGTCTCGGAGAGCGTCTGGGTGTCTTCTCGCTGGACCGTAACGTTGAACGGACTGCCCTCGTCTGCGAGCTGAATCGCGGGGAGTTCGGCTCCGTCCGCGATCGGCCCCCCGAGTTCCCCCAGATCACCGGATTCCGGCTGCAGGATCCCCAGCATGATCTCGCGGCCCTGGGCGTCGGTCCCCCGTTCAGCGCTGAGAGTACCCGTGAGCGATAGCGCCCCCGCGCTACCGATACCAGTTAGCACGCTGCGTCTGCTAATGTGTGCCATGGTAGTTGTGCGACGTAATAACTGAAAGAGGTTTCGCGTGGTAGTACTAGCGGGCTGATGTTGGTGATTTTGGTTAATATTATAAATTACACATTAATCATCTAATACTACTGTTACCCCTCCGTCCCGGTCCCGCGCAGGTGCTGGCCGATGTCGCCCGATACTACCCATTTACTCGCGTGTACCGGGCGAAACGGTATCGAGATCCGACGATAACGATATTTACCTTCTAGCTGAATGACCGATTCCACCGCTATACTCGAACCCCGGGACGGTTCGCTGCGATACGGCTTCCGCGCGCTGCCACGCTGCTACGAAGAGGATGACGGCCGAGAAGGGGGCCCTCGCGGTCCAGAAGCGCACCGTGTCTCGCTCACGCCCGGGTTCGCGTATCGTTCGAAGAGATGGGGCTCCTCGTCTCCCACTCCGTGACCGACGCCGGTCGACGGGTCGGCGCGGTCGCCTCTCGTCTCAGTCTCTGGCGGCCGGCACCGTGAACGACACCGTCGTTCCCTCGCCGGGTTCGGAGTCGACCCAGATCTCGCCGCCGTGGCGTTCGACGATCCGACGACAGAGCGCGAGTCCGATGCCGGTCCCGTCGTCCTCGTGGCCGTGCAGCCGCTGGAACACCTCGAAGATCCGATCGGTCTCGTCGGGGTCGATCCCGATCCCTTCGTCGTGGACGGAGACGATCCAGTCGGACCCGTCGTTCTCCGCCGTGATTTCGATCTGCGGCGGTTCGTCGCCGCTGTACTCGATCGCGTTGGAGAGCAGGTTCTGGAGGACCTGTCGGAGCTGGTCACCGTCGCCGTGGACCGCCGGCAACGATTCGCTCGTGATCTCGGCGTCGGCCTCGTCGATCCGCAACTGGAGGTCGGTTCGGACGTCCTCGACGACGTCGTCGAGGTCGACCGTCTGGAACGGATCACCGCGCGTCTCGATCCGGGAGTACTCGAGCAAGCCGTCGATCATCTCGCGCATCCGTTCGGCCCCGTCGACCGCGAACTCGATGAACTCCTCGCCGTCGTCGTCGAGTTCGTCGCCGTAGCGCCGTTCGATCAGTTGGAGGTAGCTCGTGATCATTCGCAGCGGCTCCTGCAGGTCGTGGGAGGCGGCGTAGGCGAACTGCTCGAGGCGCTCGTTCGACGCCTCGAGTTGTCGCTGGTACTCCTTGCGCTCGGTGACGTCCTGCACGACGAGCATGCCTCGGTGGTCTTCGCCGGCGGGTTCGATCGGTAGCGTGTGCGCGCGCAGGTCACGCCCGTGGTACGTTACCTCGAACGAGTGTTCCTCACCGTCGAGGGCGGCCCTGAAGTGGGGCTCGACCTCCGCGAACAGGTCGTCCGGATACCGGTCCTCGATCGACTGGCCGATCAGTTCGTTCCGATCGATCCCGAGGTCGCCCACGAGCCGTCCCCCGGCAGCGGTGTAGCGCAGGTCGTCGTCGAACAGCGCGACCACACCGTTCGGGAAGTTCTCGGCCAGCGTCCGGTAGCGCTGTTCGCTCGCCTCGAGTCGGCGCTGGCGTTCCTTTCGTTCCGTGACGTCCCGGACGACGCCGATCCGCTCGCGCTCGTCGTCGACGGTCGAGAGTCGAGTTACGGTCGCCTCGACCGGGACGTTGTCTCCGGATTTCGTTTCGAGATCCGCCTCGATCGTGGACACTTCGGCGTGGTCGGTCGCCACGTCCTCGGCGACGCGCATCACCGACTCGTCGACGACGAGCGAGGCGTGACTGCCGAGCAGTTCGTCGCGATCGTACCCGGTGAGTTCGGTGTAGGCCTCGTTGACCGTCGTGAACCGCCCGTCGCCGTCGAGGGCGTAGATGCCGTCTTCCATCGTCTCGACGATCGTCTCGTACTTCGCCAGTTCGCGTTCGCGCTTCTTGCGCTCGGTGTCGTCCTGTGCCGTCGCCATGCCGTTGACGATCCGCCCGTCGTCGTCGGTGATCGGCACCGCCTGGACGTGCCACTCGCGATCGGCGTACTCGATCTCGGCCGTCCGTTCCTCGCCGTCGAGAGCCGCACCGAGTATGGATTCGAGGGTCGACGCGACGTCGTCGGGGAAGACGTCTCGCGGGTGGTTCCCCTCCATTTCGGCACCGGAGATGGGCAGGTTCGCGAAACCCTGGCCGGCGGCGAGCGTGTACTCGAGGTCGTCGTCGTACAGCACGACCACCCCGTTCGGATAGGACTCGGCCAGCGTCCGGTAGCGCTGTTCGCTCATCTCGAGTCGACGGAGGTGCTCCTTGCGCTCGGTGATATCCCGGAAGTACACCGACAGGCCGGTTTCGGAGGGATAGGCCTGGACCACCATCCAGATGCCGAGCGACTCGGAGTAGCGTTCCCACGACACGGGTTCCTGTGCCTCCATCGCCTCGTGGTACCGATCGAAGAGATCCGGGTTGGCGTCGGGGAATAGCTCACGGATGTCCTCGCCGAGGAGTTCCGTTCGCGAGTAGCCCAGCAGTTCCTCGGCCCGGTCGTTGACGTGCGTGAACCGCCACTCCTCGTCGAGCGCGTAGAACGCGTCCGATACCCGGCCGAGCACTTCGCCGAGTTCGCTCTCCAGTTCCCGCTTGCGTCGTTCGAGTTCGCGTTCGTGTTCCTTGAGTCGAGTGATGTCTTCGGCCGTCGTGACGACGCGTTCGACCGCGCCGTCGGCGTCCAGAACGGGGGCCGCGTTCACCGAGATCCAGATTCGATCGCCCGACGGGCCGTCGATCGCGAGTTCTTCGTCCATCACGGGCTCG
The nucleotide sequence above comes from Halosolutus halophilus. Encoded proteins:
- a CDS encoding branched-chain amino acid ABC transporter permease; protein product: MALADGRRYLKGVTIEQWFGLVLLAGLGALLLDLARRIVLGELRFGTFSLFFWRGLIDGLIIALAAAGLSMTYAILKFANFSHGDLVTTGAFTGWTAAYVVGGVGVAEFRTRILLNADRGTSARELDMHLFGAPLAIGIGLLVAAVGTILVALAIDRLVYKRMRNAGGIPLLIASIGVALVLRYLIVFVYGEQTRGVTRSSPTIEHDLVFWTDSLPVHQFVLVVIGVVLMIALHILLQHTKLGTSMRAMADNRDLALVTGIPTERVILMTWIVGAGLTGVAGYLVVLEQGTLSFNTGWFLLLLIFSAVILGGIGSVYGAIAGGLIIGLATNVSLVWIPGDLTNVAAFTLMILILIFRPSGIFGGVETA
- a CDS encoding branched-chain amino acid ABC transporter permease, with amino-acid sequence MTRDRRFRTDGGEDAGQVDFPTGADPDGRSRWLEDVLIIGETTLVVYGLFIVLGFAAGLDFNGIVSTLQQVTLLAASFALVVLALNLHWGYTGLFNIGVAGFMAVGAYAMALTTAAPDATFPGLGLPLWIGIPAGIVAAALVGFVAALPALRLHADYFAIVTLAFAEVIRLLYNSSAFREFELFGTEFGTGGGQGMSFPNLRNTISRQLLYVDGDPEAGPTLVGRAFLAIGDALELSTSVVEGWAYTAVLVALVVVVFVLISWIGHSPFGRVLKAIREDELAARSLGKNTDRVKIKAFMVGCAIMGLAGIVWQGRRGYIDPNLFLPIITFYIFIALIIGGSGSNTGSVVGALLFAGLLFEGPPFVQRIVDTTFDLPRTTTVYEGVIALGDLDPMPLLGYAVAELPNLRFVLFGVVLIALMIYRPDGMLGHRNEPASPIDLTKERPPNGRGSSSGKEGESNE
- a CDS encoding ABC transporter ATP-binding protein, producing MSDAAVDDPEESESESAILRVSNLEKRFGGIVAVDSASFEIERGSMTGLIGPNGAGKSTTFDLITGVYRADAGRVIFEGEDVTDLRPQQLVDRGLVRTFQISRELSGMTVLENMLLAFQGQLGESLWRTVTPGVRRSLVAQERELLERTWETLELFEIEHLAHEDAANLSGGQRKLLELARALLTDPKMLLLDEPMASVNPTLEKNLLDRIHELRSQGYTFLLVEHDMDVIMNNCETVIVMHQGQVLSQGTPAEIQGDERVVDAYLGGEV
- a CDS encoding ABC transporter substrate-binding protein, which codes for MAHISRRSVLTGIGSAGALSLTGTLSAERGTDAQGREIMLGILQPESGDLGELGGPIADGAELPAIQLADEGSPFNVTVQREDTQTLSETGISAAQSLVDAGFPMFTGAAASDVTIPVAQEVAVPNRVVMCSPASTSPDITDINDDDFVFRTAPSDSLQGEVIAELAFEDRGFETAATFALNDAYGQALESVFSESFEELGGTVTASEAFEPEQPSYTSALQSTLAEDPDFLLVIAFPVSGIQIFRDFYADFDPDLPVIVTDGLIEETLPNQVDNPMDNVQGTAPAAAGPEVEVFNGLYEDEFGRAPGVFNAQAYDASAVMILANARAGENDGPAVRDEMRAVANPNGETVSPSNFPEAVDLAASGEEITYEGASSTVEFDDNGDPQAAVFDVYQFENFELNVVEQIEFGSESE
- a CDS encoding PAS domain S-box protein, which gives rise to MSKRVSDSGLTVQSDGADGQGLQWYGTLADAVDGGVYHLDADDTIVAVDDSIVELTGYARSDLLGEHASLLFDDRELARIDRRLADAREIDDSSVVEHELALRTDAGTDVPCAVRLSPLTIDGTRRGTIGIVRDRADRPRDADSSRVDTSATSSDPDPDVGFDSDAGTDPAPAGSPVDGSIRTVLDEAEIGVFVLDEAFEVAWINETTEDYFGLDRTAAIGRDKRELIAETIRDRIDDGEPFAETVTATYDDNSYVERFECHVTAGEDREERWLEHRSKPIDSGPYAGGRVELYYDVTERHRHASQLRRLNAAVREWFEEDSPESIAERACGALVDVLGLEINTVFLADDADRALEPTAWSDRADAVFDDLPTFEGEGIAWQVYESGEPVIYDDVTAAPAVYNTDTPIRSEIVLPIGDHGVVIAGSKRESAFDGSDLTLAKIAASSLDAAFDRIEHEQRLERERTQTERLLQTAPIAIAVDDADGQTVLANRRAEDVPGLTQWGSTDGSNRDDDWRVSAADGTVLDPAETPAARVRATGEPVMDEELAIDGPSGDRIWISVNAAPVLDADGAVERVVTTAEDITRLKEHERELERRKRELESELGEVLGRVSDAFYALDEEWRFTHVNDRAEELLGYSRTELLGEDIRELFPDANPDLFDRYHEAMEAQEPVSWERYSESLGIWMVVQAYPSETGLSVYFRDITERKEHLRRLEMSEQRYRTLAESYPNGVVVLYDDDLEYTLAAGQGFANLPISGAEMEGNHPRDVFPDDVASTLESILGAALDGEERTAEIEYADREWHVQAVPITDDDGRIVNGMATAQDDTERKKRERELAKYETIVETMEDGIYALDGDGRFTTVNEAYTELTGYDRDELLGSHASLVVDESVMRVAEDVATDHAEVSTIEADLETKSGDNVPVEATVTRLSTVDDERERIGVVRDVTERKERQRRLEASEQRYRTLAENFPNGVVALFDDDLRYTAAGGRLVGDLGIDRNELIGQSIEDRYPDDLFAEVEPHFRAALDGEEHSFEVTYHGRDLRAHTLPIEPAGEDHRGMLVVQDVTERKEYQRQLEASNERLEQFAYAASHDLQEPLRMITSYLQLIERRYGDELDDDGEEFIEFAVDGAERMREMIDGLLEYSRIETRGDPFQTVDLDDVVEDVRTDLQLRIDEADAEITSESLPAVHGDGDQLRQVLQNLLSNAIEYSGDEPPQIEITAENDGSDWIVSVHDEGIGIDPDETDRIFEVFQRLHGHEDDGTGIGLALCRRIVERHGGEIWVDSEPGEGTTVSFTVPAARD